Below is a window of Mus caroli chromosome 2, CAROLI_EIJ_v1.1, whole genome shotgun sequence DNA.
ACTCTGCACTGTAGCTCTCCCCAGGAACCACGCCAGCTCCCCCAACAAGGCCAGCAGCCAGATTGTCAATAATGTTGCCATAGAGATTGGGCATCACAAGCACATCAAACTGGTAAGGGTTCTGCACCAGCTAGGagtgagaagggagaaaggagttccacacacacagagagagaggttgATGAAGGGACTGGCTTCCACTCCCTGTTCTCTGGAAACTCACAAAGGGCCTTACCTGCATGCAGCAGTTGTCTATGATCATGGTTTCAAACTTGATTTTAGGGTACAGTTCAGCAACTTCCTCACAGCACTGCAAGAACAAGCCATCCCCAAGTTTCCTGTTCACAGGCCAGAGAGACAAAAAGCAATCAACAGGGTTCAAGGGATGGAACCCATCccacaaaaaaacacaaaaaaattggCCTTCCTCACATGATGTTGGCTTTATGGACGGCTGTGACCTTGCTCCGCCCTTTCTTGGTGGCATAGTCGAACGCAAACTTTGCAATCCTCTGAGACTTGGTGCGAGTGACAATCTTCAGGCACTCAATGACACCCTTGGCGCTCTGGATGAGAGGGAAGTAGCTTGTGACACTAGGGAAGAAGCAAGGAAGCCCACCTCCCACTTGCCTCTCCTTGTCCTCCGTAGTTTCTAAGCCTTACCTCGTGTTCCAGAGAACTATACTCTCCTTCTGTCTGTTCTCGAATGATAACCAGGTCTAGATTGTTGTGCCGAGTCTTGTATCCAGGAAGTGACTTCACGTGGACTACGTTGGCAAACAAATCCAACTTACGCCTGAGAGTAGACAGCCATCATCTGCTTTGTGCCCAGTGCCCAGCACTCCTCAGACCCACACCTACCCATCTACCTACCTCAGCTGCATATCATAGGAGGCTAGTTCACCCTTATACTCCATTGGGGTATAGATCTTTCCTGGGACAACAACGTAGAGGAGAAGTAATGTTAGACTAGTGTCCAGTCTCCCCACTGACTTCATACAACCGAGGCTCCCATCTCCCACTCCCAAACCCCTCAACCCTTTTATTGCTAGTGGCAAGAGGCAAAGGAGAATAATGTAGTGAAAATTAGATGAACTGAGCATAATGCTTTAGTTTTAGACACTATGTTGAAATTCCTAAATGACGtaagagctattttttttttttttattaaagaaccTGGGTTTAATGCCAAGCTGAAAAGCAAGGGTGTCTACTGACTGCATTATCTCAGCTACTACTTACTGAAAATTGACTATGTATGTAAGGCAATAGGGATATCAATCAAAACCACACAACTCCTGCCCTCAACGAGCAAGAAATACATTGGGAAAGACAACATAAGTTCTGTAGGGATGACAGTAAGCAAGCACAGAAGAGGAACCCCTCTGGTCATAATAGGAAATGTTACAGAAAAGCTGGTACTTACTGTAGTTATTTAGTCCCTGGTTAAGTACCTTCAGTGGGTTGACCAGTGATAGGTCCCAAATGATAGGCCTATGAGCTTATACCAAGAAACCATAAACATGactttattgggggggggggggcaggaagaaACTATAAATGAGGATTttatagtgagaattttggtttccttaTAAAAAACACTGAAATGTTATaagattatgtttttgttttattcccaggtgtgggatacggGCCTGCTTCAGACtctccacagcagctgactacgATTTGCCTCATGCCGGGTGTGGTTTTGCCAGGATCAGGTAGTCTTTGTGATTATGTAACATTTAGAATTGTGGGAGCTTTTCAAGAGGGTATAGAAATGCTAGGgtaccaagaagcagagaggggtTGTTGGTTGACTGCCATTTGATAGTAgttgtgcacaaagaagaaacaagaaaaggaaattagaTATTTTGCTGGTGaggatcaaacttgccccaaggaacttagAGGGACTGTAGCTTCAGGAACTGAATTATATATGTTATTTTCAGTAGCATCCAATGGCAATCATTGGAAACTAATGAATGCCACAAGTGCGTGGAGATCCTGACATAGTGACGTATACATGACAATTAGGACAGCCGATTGTGAGCAAAGCACAGAACAAGTTgtagaaaggaaaacaggaacacCGGGGGCCAGGTTATAAAGAACTGACTTTCCTCTGCAAAAGCTGGCCCTGCAAGTGAGGCTGTCCAAGAAAATGGGCCTATAGGGGGAACCctagaagcaaaataaataaataaataaataaaaatttaaaaatccaatatgGGGAATAAAACAGCACAAGAGAAGAAATGGAGTGGTTAGAATGATCGGTGCACACTGGGTTAGGgtgcccatgcctttaatctcagcccttgagaggcagaggcaggcagatctcctgtgagtttgagtccagcctggtctacagagagttccagaacagccagggccacacagagaaaccctacctggaaaaactaacaacaacaaacaaacaacaaaaaaaaatgggcatGCAGACACAACTAACAGGGTCTGACCCCGGTGACACAGCCTCAGCAGGTCCCAACCCCTTCCTGACATCACTAACTCCTGGTTTGCCACTGAGAAGAAACAAATTCCTAAATGTCAGTAGAGGCCAGTCTGGAAAACAGATGTATACACACTGCAGAGAGAGGGGCTTTATGAACACTGCTCTTAAATGACAGAGTGCCATACAAACCAATGATGGCAACTTTGTTCTCCTTCATGGAACTCAGCACCTGCTCCAGCTTCTCCTCAGAAGCCATATTCTGCACCTCGCTCAGGTGATGCTCCTTAAACTCCACAGGGACAGCAGCAGCCTTCGGGGATTAAGTCCAAGCACAGGGTCAGGTCTGAACTTTCCAACAACCCATCCATCCCAGTAGCCAGATCTGCCACCCATCCCCCGCCCCTGGCTATTCACCTTGAACACTTCCTTGACAGCATGCATGAGCTCTGGCCCCACGCCGTCTCCAGGCAGCATGGTCACAGGAAAGGCACCCTCCACCCTCACATCTTGTGCCTGTGAATGGGGCCAGCAGAGATGGAGCAGGGGCAGAAGTGGGAGTCAGAGggaaagaggtggggaggggaaaccCAGGGGAGCGGCAAGGAGGCGACAAGGATGGACGAGAACGAAGCCGGACTCGAGCGTACCTGGCTCTGCGAAGCGGCGTGAGCCGTAGATGTTCCGAGACCTCTCCATGCCCCGGAGTTCCGAGCGGCGAGCACCGCCTGCGACAGACACAAGGTCAGATCGGGGACACCGCGGCCCTTACACCGCGATGACCTTGCCTTCTTTTGGAAACCGCGGACAAACCCTCTGTTCTCCCGCCCACCCTCCGCCCAGGTCGTCCCTGGACTCACTCGGGTCAGCCAGCGGACATTGCTCAGCGCTGCCATGTTCAGCCGAGGAAGTCGCGGGGGAAGTGACGCCGGAAGCGAGCGCGGTCCTGGGAGCTGGACTTCCTGTCAGCCCTGGCGAGCTTGGAGGTTCTTTCTCCCGTACCAGTCGGCGGTGTGTACGGATTCACTTGCGTTCTGTCCTTCTGTTTGGTAATGTAGGGTCACAGGACACACAACcagtttgtctgtttgctttgttttcactcGTCAGATTTAAATTCTCTTGAAAATTCAAAACAACATCCAAGAATATATATGGCCAAGTATTGAACAAGGATATGAGTTTAACAATAAGTTTAGAAGTCTTGGGAATCTGTGAATGTTTGAATGTTTCTGTTATGCGTTATTCTCTTTACTAGTACTCACTGTTAGTCACTTAGAATTCTTTTAAATAGGTAAAATAATTCAGATCACAAAGAAAACTGGTTATGATAAGAAAACTAACTTAGAGTTGATGAGGTagctctgtaaatcaggctggcctcaaactcatagacccacacctgcctccacctcccaagtactggaattaaaggtgtgcaccaccacgtcctgaaaaaaaaaaaaaagctgaaaaataaaagctaattcTTTTGCCCCACTGTATAGTATGCTATAATGTAAATTTACTAAATTACTTAATCCTTTCTTAAATAGGCAGATACCTAGAATGAAGTCTGATTTGGGTTCTTCTCAGCAACATTGCTGTGTATATCCCTGTACATTCTCCTTTGTACATATGATGAAGATTATAACTATCCTGCAGGGCACCTCTAGCTATGTATGTATTACAGGTGAAATGGTGTGTTTTCGATAGTTTGATtattgatctgtgtgtgtgtttcactcaTGAATTTGTTCTCTTGCagtaaaaagaaaactcattCATCATGATAGCTGATAGTTTCTCTCCCACTACTTCTGGAAATAAATAGTTACTGACATTGATTTAGCTGCTTAGTAATGTCCCCGGGGATCCTGGGGGGGGGTCCTCTATATCATCCCCTCTCAAAACTCCATTAGATCGCTAAACCCAGTGTCTATTTTATAATAGAATGTTGAGTATCTCATATAATTTATTGAGTGCTACACTGAAAGTGTATCAGAACAGGCACGtatgttttgttgagacaggatctctctttatatccctggttgtcctaTAACTtcctatgaagaccaggctgacctggaactcagagagatccacctgcctctttgctttctaagtgctaggattaaaggtgtgtgccccatGCCTGGCTAATGGACATGTATCAAATACTTTCATCATTGTTGGgacaaaacacagacaaaagCAGCTTTCGAAAGAACAGATTTACTTTAGCTCATGGCTCCAGGAGACCCCAGTCACCACAGAGGGGAAGGGACGGCAGCAAGATCAGGAAGCagctgggctctctctctctctctctctctctctctctctctctctctctctctctccagttcaaactggccattttcattcaaggCACATTAGGTATCTGAGCAGGGCCatcagggagaagggagaagactGGGGCCCTATAAAGTACACAAGCAGATACGTGGGGGTGGGTAGAGAGGTTGCTTGGAAGAGACGAGCATttactgctctagcagaggacccagcttttgttcccagcatccacatgacagctcacaaccatctgtaattccagttcctgaGGATCCAATACTTTTTCTGACCCTTATATGcatatgatgcacatacatacactcaagggcatacacataaaataaatattttttaaaatacacaaaccaGCATCAATATAGTGGACTCCCAGCTTTAGGGCCTCTCACAATTCAAACAGATAAAACTTCTACTTTTGCTTTCTCTATGGCTTGGTCATCTGTCTTTCTTGAACACTCAGTTCTCTGTCCATTTCAAGGAACAAACTTGGCACTCCCCTAGACGACCACCAGTACTATATTACATATTCACATAACCTTCAAAAGGAAGTCAGATTTGGAAGTGCCCACTAGAGGCATGTGTTGTCTTGCATTAGACATGAGAGAGGTTTTGGAGATATTAGGAATCTCCTATACGCTTACCGGACGGTGGTTCTGAGTGTATACTGTTAGCAAGCAATGGAGGAGCATGGGTACCTCATGCAAAGGAAACCATTGGTCCAGGCAGTCTGGACTGAGTCGATCAATGTTAACTCTAAGCTACAGCAAATGTGGAGATCTGAGGGTTCCTGTGGCAAGACCTGTCCTAGAAGGAAAAGGGATCAGAATGTgaagagagatgaggagaggaaAGACCATGGCAACCAATAATAGAGATGCAGTGGCCAAGATCATATAGGGAATCCAATCACTCATCTTTCTGAGGGGCAGGAGAAAAGgcattctaaaaataaatgaaatagtagCTGATGTCTATTGAACTTTtaaatgcatgtgtatgcatatgcacagacacagacacactaaacaaatgtaaaaagcaaagataaaaattGTGGTTTAACCTACTTTATAAGCTAAAGACTTCTGTATCCCAGGCAAACCTCTAATGTGGTATGGCTCTAAGTGGAAGTAAAGCATATGTTATAATTTTACAGATGGAAACATTGAGGCTTTTGGTTTTTAATCCTGGGACTTACCTGGAACCTAGATCTTTTCAAATTCAAAAAGGTCTTTCCACCTCAACATGACACTCttacttgctttttttgtttgtttgttttatggtgctggggacagaacccagggcctcacatgtTCCCAGTAAGTATTCTGCAGGAGAACCATACATAAAACAGGCTAGGGCATATCTCAGTGTTGTAAGGCTTGTCTAGCAGTCAGGAAGCCATGGGTTTGATCCTCAACAACACAAACCAGCATGGTAGTGTAATTTCACATTCCTGTAAAAGACTTGCAGGACGCTCAAGAATTgaaaggtcattcttggctatataCCAAGCTTGAGGTTTGCCCGGGTTATATCCCTGTGTGGAAGTGAGGACAACATGCATGAATCTGTCTCCTACTgtatgggtcccagggactgaactcagctaGTTGGTCTCAGAAGCAAGCATCGTTACCACAGCCCCACCACCACATTTTGGGGTTataatttaaagcaaaaatattttaagcttaAATATTGTGATTGAAATAAGTTTCAAGTTGATCATGGACTGGTAGTAGGTTCCCAGACAGACTtcagcacaactgactccatggtgGAAACGCCATTCAGGCCATAAAACTCAGCATGTAGACAGCACCACTtgccaaaggaaaacaaagtccTAATCCATCAAAcgccatagttctgggaaagtctctaaatgtactaaccttgcttatTGGCTCCTGTAGTTTCACTTCtagctaactgttcttgttagcTGAAGTATGTCCACCACctagtatgtgtgtctgtgtctgtctgtgtctgtctgtgtgtgtgtgtgtgtgtgtggagagagagagagagagagagagagagagagagagagagagNNNNNNNNNNNNNNNNNNNNNNNNNNNNNNNNNNNNNNNNNNNNNNNNNNNNNNNNNNNNNNNNNNNNNNNNNNNNNNNNNNNNNNNNNNNNNNNNNNNNNNNNNNNNNNNNNNNNNNNNNNNNNNNNNNNNNNNNNNNNNNNNNNNNNNNNNNNNNNNNNNNNNNNNNNNNNNNNNNNNNNNNNNNNNNNNNNNNNNNNAGAAAAGCTCAGAGCTACACTGGAATCCCAAACACACAGTATAGTCACTAACCtgctaataaagactttccattggcttaaacccatgtccaAGTAGTCTTTTCTGGTAGATACCCTACAATACACTTACCACCCACATGtcagcagaagagaaaaaaaaaaaaaagaattgcctacATATAGCTAGCTTAGCACAGAACCTGGGGCCTCACTATCCCACACTCTGCTTAAGGAAGAGCATCAGTCATTAACCCTCACACAAGAGTATGCTGCAATCAGATCACACAGGCTCTGGAAACTTTTTGTGGTATCCATCTCTTTCCATCccattcagttttgtttgtttggttggttggtttggtttggtttggttttttgagacagggtttctctgtgtagccctggctgccctggaactcactttgtagaccaggctggcctcgaactcagaaatctgcctgcctctgctggtattaaaggcgtgcgccaccaggcccggccTTCCATCCCATTCAGTATACCACATTGATCATTTAAAGCAATCAGGGTAGGTAGGAACTCAGACATCACACAAGTCAGTAAATGCTGCAAACTGGATATAATTTTTGAGAAGCAGCATTGAAAACTTACCGTAACATGACAGGCCCTCCAGTATCCAAGGTGTCCATGAGGTAACTGAAGCTGGGCATAATTAAAGCAGCTCCCTATTCACATCAGATCTCCAGACCACAGGTCCACTCTGTGACACTTTCCAAAATCTTGGCTTCTGCAGTCCAGGTCCAAGGGCTCTTGTTCCCTTTCTAGGGATGGGATGGCCAGCAAGATGAAGTGGGACTAGGTGACAGGCAGTAGCTGCATGAGCTCAGTGGGCTCAGCTCTGGGGGATAACCTATGTGACGTCACACATCCAGCCGAGCATGAGCTCCTGACCTCTGCACCCTACACAAACCTGAACTCCACACACATCTACTTAACCCGGCACTTCTCTATGCACCATGGGTGCAGAAAAGCAGcggggaaatgaagaaaagacaaaaatccaaAAGCTACAGACAGAAAGGGGCATAGCTCACTCTCCACTGACCCTGCCTTAATTGTAAGGGCCACAGAGGTCCCTGTACTCTCAGAGAAGCACTAAGAGAACCAGGAATGTTAATCTTGCAGGGCGTCTCCTCAGTGGAGGAGATAAAATCAAATCCCTGCATTCCATTCAGAAAGCTGAGAGTGCAGGTTGCTAACAACCTGGTGACCTTTTTGCTATCTGTGGAGGGGGACCTACCTCATGCACCTTTTGCTATAGAGCAGACCTCACCCACATTCCTCAGAATAATCATCCCAATCTCTTCCCTCCCTGGACCATCACCCACCCTTAGGGGAGATGTCACAAGTGCTCTATAGCCTGCTGACCCCTAAGCCATCGGTCAGAGACCACAGTAGATTGTAGGCCTTTTAGCAGTAGAAGCCACTGACATggtcacatgtactttgtaaAAGAGTCTCTATGTGGTCACCGCCTTAAGCTTTCTCGTGAACCTGGAACTGG
It encodes the following:
- the Idh3b gene encoding isocitrate dehydrogenase [NAD] subunit beta, mitochondrial isoform X2 — translated: MAALSNVRWLTRAVLAARNSGAWRGLGTSTAHAASQSQAQDVRVEGAFPVTMLPGDGVGPELMHAVKEVFKAAAVPVEFKEHHLSEVQNMASEEKLEQVLSSMKENKVAIIGKIYTPMEYKGELASYDMQLRRKLDLFANVVHVKSLPGYKTRHNNLDLVIIREQTEGEYSSLEHESAKGVIECLKIVTRTKSQRIAKFAFDYATKKGRSKVTAVHKANIMKLGDGLFLQCCEEVAELYPKIKFETMIIDNCCMQLVQNPYQFDVLVMPNLYGNIIDNLAAGLVGGAGVVPGESYSAEYAVFETGARHPFAQAVGRNIANPTAMLLSATNMLRHLNLEYHSSMIADAVKKVIKAGKVRTSDMGGYATCHDFTEAVIAALS
- the Idh3b gene encoding isocitrate dehydrogenase [NAD] subunit beta, mitochondrial isoform X1, which encodes MAALSNVRWLTRAVLAARNSGAWRGLGTSTAHAASQSQAQDVRVEGAFPVTMLPGDGVGPELMHAVKEVFKAAAVPVEFKEHHLSEVQNMASEEKLEQVLSSMKENKVAIIGKIYTPMEYKGELASYDMQLRRKLDLFANVVHVKSLPGYKTRHNNLDLVIIREQTEGEYSSLEHESAKGVIECLKIVTRTKSQRIAKFAFDYATKKGRSKVTAVHKANIMKLGDGLFLQCCEEVAELYPKIKFETMIIDNCCMQLVQNPYQFDVLVMPNLYGNIIDNLAAGLVGGAGVVPGESYSAEYAVFETGARHPFAQAVGRNIANPTAMLLSATNMLRHLNLEYHSSMIADAVKKVIKAGKVRTRDMGGYSTTTDFIKSVIGHLHPHGG